GCTGCGCCACGTAATCGTCCCAGCGCTCGCGTTTGAGTTCGATGGCGCGCTGGCCCAGGTTGCCGAAGATTTGCCGGATTTCCTTCTCGTAATTGCGCTCGATCTCGCCCAGCGCATCGAGGTCTTCGGAAATACGCTTGTGCAGCTTGATCGCCGGCAAGGAGGAGTCCTTGGCCACGTCGGCCAGCATGCTTTGCAGCAGCTCGCGGAAGGCCAGGCGGTCCGCGTCATACAGACCGGGATCCGATTCGATATACGTCAACAGACTGTCGAGCGCTTCGAAGCGGCCCGGATTCGTGGGCGCCGTCAATTGATCCAGTGCAAGATCGAGCCTGGCGATGCGTTCCTGGTTTTCATGGAACAGCGCCTGACCCACCTTGCGGGCTTCGTCGCGCGCGCCTTCCGGCAAGCTTTGCTCATCGGCCAGCAACACGATGATCTTGCGGAAATTGCCCAGCAAATCGCGGAACTGGGCGGCCACGGCGGCCGTATCGACGGCGGACTGCGGCGCGGCGGCCGGACTGCCCGAGGCGGGAGCGCCCGGCGTGGCGGTGGCGGCAGGACGGGTATAGGTATAAATGCCGGCCCCAGCGGCGAGAGCCACGACGACGGTGGCGGCGATCTTGATCGGCTTGGAAGTCACAGGCTTATTTTTCCCTTCAACTACGGAGTAAGACGGCGCACGTGCGCCGACAGTGTCATATTCCGTAATTGTAGAGCACGCCTGGCAACTTGGCCCGTACGTTTATTGCCAGGCAGCCAAGCGCTTACAGCGGGTCCGGATCAAAATGCTTGCGCAAGCCTTGCCAGCACTCGAAATAATCGTTTTGCAACAGTCCGCCGTTCAAGGCGAACGGCGTGGGCTTGAGGATGGTGCGCGTCTCGAACATGAAGGCCATGGTATCGGCCACCTTCGCCGGCGCCGACGTGTCGCTGTGCGAGGCGCGTTCGAACGTTTGCGCATCGGGGCCGTGGCCGGACATGCAGTTGTGCAGGCTGGCGCCGCCCGGCACGAAACCGGCCGCCTTGGCGTCGTACACGCCGTGGATCAGTCCCATGAATTCGCTGGCCACGTTGCGGTGGAACCAGGGTGGGCGGAAAGTATGCTCGGCGGCCAGCCAGCGCGGCGGGAAGATGGCAAAGTCGATGGCGCCAAATAGCGGGTTCTCGCTCGGTGCCTGCAGCACGAGGAAGATCGACGGGTCCGGATGGTCGTAGCTGATCGAGCCGATGGTGTTGAAGCGGCGCAAATCGTATTTATACGGCGCGTAATTGCCATGCCAGGCCACCACGTCCAGCGGTGAATGGTCCAAGGTCGTGCGCCACAGATGGCCGCCGAACTTGGCCACGAGTTCGCACTCGCCATCGATGTCTTCGTAGGCCGCGTGCGGCGTGAGGAAATCGCGGCTATTCGCCAGGCCGTTCGAGCCGATGGGTCCCATGTCGGGCAAACGGAAAGCCGTGCCGAAATTTTCGCACACATAGCCGCGCGCCGCGCCATCGGGCAGGGTCACGCGGAAGCGCACGCCGCGGGGGATCACGGCGATTTCCTGCGGTTCCAGCTCGATCAAGCCCAGTTCCGTGGCAATCGCCAGCCTGCCCTGTTGCGGCACGACCAGCAATTCGCCATCGGCCGAATAAAAGAAGCGCTGCATGGAGCGGTTCGCCGCATACACGTGGATGGCGCAGCCGCTCATGGCTTCGGCGCTGCCGTTGCCTGCCATGGTTTGCCAGCCGTCGATGAAGTCCACCGGCGTGCTGTCGGGCAGCGGCAGCGGGTCCCAGCGCAGCTGGTTCGGCGGCGTGGGAGGCATGGCGTGGAAATCGCTGACGATGCGGGTACTGGCAAGCAACGTGAATGGCGGATGCTGGCTGGCGGGGCGGATGCGGTACAGCCACGAGCGCCGGTTCTGCGCGCGCGGCGCCGTGAAGGCCGTGCCCGACAATTGTTCCGCATACAGGCCCAGGGGCGCCTGCTGCGGCGAATTCTGCCCTTGCGGCAAGGCGCCGGGCACGGCTTCCGTGGCAAATTCGTTGCCGAAGCCGCTTTGGTAGCCGGTG
Above is a genomic segment from Janthinobacterium sp. 64 containing:
- the hmgA gene encoding homogentisate 1,2-dioxygenase, translated to MIGTGYQSGFGNEFATEAVPGALPQGQNSPQQAPLGLYAEQLSGTAFTAPRAQNRRSWLYRIRPASQHPPFTLLASTRIVSDFHAMPPTPPNQLRWDPLPLPDSTPVDFIDGWQTMAGNGSAEAMSGCAIHVYAANRSMQRFFYSADGELLVVPQQGRLAIATELGLIELEPQEIAVIPRGVRFRVTLPDGAARGYVCENFGTAFRLPDMGPIGSNGLANSRDFLTPHAAYEDIDGECELVAKFGGHLWRTTLDHSPLDVVAWHGNYAPYKYDLRRFNTIGSISYDHPDPSIFLVLQAPSENPLFGAIDFAIFPPRWLAAEHTFRPPWFHRNVASEFMGLIHGVYDAKAAGFVPGGASLHNCMSGHGPDAQTFERASHSDTSAPAKVADTMAFMFETRTILKPTPFALNGGLLQNDYFECWQGLRKHFDPDPL